Proteins found in one Nocardia brasiliensis ATCC 700358 genomic segment:
- a CDS encoding carotenoid oxygenase family protein — protein sequence MTSPVPHLAGNYAPVAEELTAHDLPVTGQIPAELTGWYLRNGPNPHDAASRHWFTGDGMVHGIRIEHGRAVSYRNRWVRTKTFTDGARVIDDEGNRDLAAGVANTHVIRHAGRTLALVESSYPYELTCELDTVGPYDFDGALHTPMTAHPKTCPSTGELHFFGYEVLKEPYLTYHRADADGTLLLSRPIEVPAATMQHDFNLTAQHVVFMDLPVVFDLPTALAREGMPFRWSESYPARLGVLRRDDPHGEVRWFGIDPCYVFHTLNAHDEPGKIVLYVMRYPQLWQHDSDGFDESTLWRWTIDLVTGAVTEEQLDDRVAEFPRVDDRLIGQDARFGHVTVGGDSGALIRYDLHTGDRSTHEFGAGRVPAEAVFAPGGEHPGGSGYLMSFVYNATSELSDLVILRADDLAAAPVATVHLPQRVPFGFHGSWLPDV from the coding sequence ATGACTTCTCCAGTCCCGCATCTCGCCGGCAACTACGCCCCGGTCGCCGAAGAGTTGACCGCCCATGACCTTCCGGTCACCGGACAGATTCCGGCCGAACTCACCGGCTGGTACCTGCGCAACGGACCCAATCCGCACGACGCCGCGTCCCGGCACTGGTTCACCGGTGACGGCATGGTGCACGGCATCCGGATCGAGCACGGACGCGCCGTCTCGTACCGCAATCGCTGGGTGCGTACCAAGACGTTCACCGACGGCGCTCGGGTTATCGACGACGAGGGCAATCGCGATCTGGCCGCGGGCGTGGCCAACACGCACGTCATCCGGCACGCGGGCCGGACGCTGGCACTGGTCGAATCGTCCTATCCGTACGAATTGACCTGCGAGCTGGACACAGTCGGGCCCTACGACTTCGACGGCGCGCTGCACACGCCGATGACCGCGCACCCCAAGACCTGTCCGAGCACGGGTGAGCTGCACTTCTTCGGCTATGAAGTGCTCAAAGAGCCGTATCTCACCTACCATCGCGCCGATGCCGATGGCACGTTGCTGCTCAGCAGGCCCATCGAGGTGCCCGCCGCCACCATGCAGCACGATTTCAATCTCACCGCGCAACACGTCGTATTCATGGATCTACCTGTGGTTTTCGACCTGCCCACGGCGCTGGCCCGCGAGGGGATGCCGTTTCGCTGGAGCGAGTCCTATCCGGCCCGCCTCGGCGTGCTGCGCCGCGACGATCCGCACGGCGAGGTCCGCTGGTTCGGCATCGACCCCTGCTATGTGTTCCATACGCTCAACGCGCACGACGAGCCGGGAAAGATCGTGCTGTATGTCATGCGCTATCCGCAGCTGTGGCAGCACGACTCGGACGGCTTCGACGAGTCCACGTTGTGGCGCTGGACCATTGATCTGGTCACCGGCGCCGTGACCGAGGAACAACTCGACGATCGGGTCGCGGAGTTCCCCCGCGTGGACGATCGGCTGATCGGCCAGGATGCGCGCTTCGGCCATGTGACGGTCGGCGGCGACTCGGGCGCGCTGATCCGCTACGACCTGCACACCGGCGATCGGAGCACACATGAGTTCGGTGCGGGCCGCGTGCCCGCGGAAGCGGTGTTCGCACCCGGGGGCGAACATCCCGGCGGCAGCGGATATCTCATGTCCTTTGTCTATAACGCCACGTCAGAGCTGAGTGATCTGGTCATTCTGCGCGCCGACGATCTCGCGGCGGCCCCGGTGGCCACTGTGCACCTGCCGCAACGGGTTCCGTTCGGATTCCACGGCAGCTGGCTCCCGGACGTGTAG
- a CDS encoding phosphotransferase family protein — MWGMSVAQPSGVDRELVDFALVGKWMDEQGLPAGEFDEVTALGGGTQNVMLRFARGGHTYVLRRGPKHLRAKSNEVIRREARLLGALNGAEVRAPRVIAACPDESVIGAVFYLMEPIEGFNPANELPELHAGDPAIRKAMGLSAVEAIARLGALDYQALGLSDYGKPDGFLERQVPRWLGELESYAANEGYPGPQIPGVERTGEWLERHRPAQWTPGILHGDCHLANMMFAYDGPQVAAMVDWEMSTIGDPLLDLGWQIATRPEPGTTGAALVGKLGAAGGLPTPEEMVAHYGQFSDRDLSAVNWYTVLACFKLGIVLEGTHARAFAGKAPKQVGDFLHAITLELFERAQRLME; from the coding sequence ATGTGGGGCATGTCTGTTGCGCAACCGAGCGGCGTGGATCGTGAACTCGTCGACTTCGCCCTCGTCGGCAAGTGGATGGATGAGCAGGGTTTGCCCGCAGGGGAATTCGACGAGGTGACCGCGCTCGGCGGCGGGACGCAGAACGTCATGCTGCGGTTCGCGCGCGGCGGGCACACCTACGTCCTGCGCCGTGGGCCGAAGCATCTGCGGGCCAAGAGCAACGAGGTGATCCGCCGCGAGGCGCGCCTGCTCGGTGCGCTGAACGGGGCCGAGGTGCGCGCACCCCGGGTCATCGCCGCGTGCCCCGACGAGTCGGTGATCGGCGCGGTGTTCTATCTGATGGAGCCGATCGAGGGCTTCAACCCGGCCAACGAGCTGCCCGAGCTGCATGCGGGCGATCCCGCGATCCGCAAGGCGATGGGCCTGTCCGCGGTGGAGGCGATCGCCCGGCTCGGCGCGCTCGATTATCAGGCGCTCGGGCTGTCCGACTACGGCAAGCCGGACGGGTTCCTGGAACGTCAGGTGCCGCGCTGGCTCGGCGAACTCGAATCCTATGCGGCCAACGAGGGCTATCCCGGCCCGCAGATCCCCGGCGTCGAGCGCACCGGGGAGTGGCTGGAACGCCACCGCCCCGCGCAGTGGACGCCCGGCATCCTGCACGGCGACTGTCACCTGGCGAACATGATGTTCGCCTACGACGGCCCGCAGGTGGCGGCCATGGTCGACTGGGAGATGTCCACCATCGGGGATCCGCTGCTCGATCTCGGCTGGCAGATCGCGACCCGTCCGGAACCGGGCACCACCGGCGCGGCGCTGGTCGGCAAGCTGGGTGCGGCGGGCGGGTTGCCCACGCCCGAGGAGATGGTCGCGCATTACGGGCAGTTCTCCGATCGCGACCTGAGCGCCGTCAACTGGTACACCGTGCTCGCCTGCTTCAAGCTCGGCATCGTGCTGGAGGGCACGCACGCGCGCGCGTTCGCGGGTAAGGCACCCAAGCAGGTCGGCGACTTCCTGCACGCCATCACGCTGGAGCTGTTCGAGCGCGCGCAGCGCCTGATGGAGTGA
- a CDS encoding DinB family protein, which translates to MPIVPDVKNWTWVVERACADCGFDPNGTAFEAVPALTRDAAVRFADVLQRPDVRVRPDDSTWSPLEYGAHVRDVCRLFDSRLALMLAGTPDGSVPRFSNWDQDETAVAERYDQQDPARVSAELVDAAERVARSFESVPLSQRHLRGERSDGSIFTVDSFARYFIHDLVHHVHDVRG; encoded by the coding sequence ATGCCGATCGTTCCCGATGTGAAGAATTGGACCTGGGTGGTCGAACGGGCTTGTGCCGATTGCGGTTTCGACCCGAACGGCACCGCGTTCGAAGCCGTGCCCGCGCTGACGCGCGATGCCGCCGTCCGGTTCGCCGACGTGCTCCAGCGTCCCGATGTGCGAGTTCGCCCGGACGACTCGACCTGGTCGCCGCTGGAGTACGGCGCGCATGTGCGCGACGTGTGCCGCCTGTTCGATTCCCGGTTGGCCCTGATGCTCGCCGGCACGCCGGACGGTTCGGTGCCGCGCTTCTCGAACTGGGATCAGGACGAGACCGCGGTCGCCGAGCGATACGACCAGCAGGACCCGGCGCGGGTGAGTGCCGAACTCGTGGACGCCGCGGAGCGGGTGGCCCGTTCGTTCGAATCCGTCCCGCTGTCGCAGCGTCACCTGCGCGGCGAACGCAGCGACGGCTCGATCTTCACGGTGGACTCGTTCGCCCGGTACTTCATCCACGACCTGGTGCACCACGTGCACGATGTGCGGGGCTGA
- the pabB gene encoding aminodeoxychorismate synthase component I, with protein MRTLLIDNYDSFTYNLYQLISEVNGLEPTVVRNDEAGELELSRFDNIVISPGPGRPDVPRDIGISATVIREAELPLLGVCLGHQGIVVAAGGIVAPAPAARHGYLDRIEHDDRDLFAGVPQGFTAVRYHSLCAQRPLPDTLEITALSADGVIMGVRHRGRPQWGVQFHPESIAGEFGATLLRNFAELTAAHRKTNSRGRTRSQRTDPVTMRLRPVPVPSNPPPPVTPSAADTLAPEQFPAGAEQFGLDAGAPAHTADLDRCGGPPRQWQLQHTVIERAIDTESAFVRLYANSPTAVWLDSEHVEPGLDRFSFLCDASGPLSEVVRYRVGSGEVTVESSDGHRRVVAGGVLDYLAAELRRRRLELPALPFDFAGGYVGYLGYEVKSDCGGAAAHRAPTPDAQWLFADRLVVVDHVGGRTHLLSLTDSAPETLRAGADWLRDTAETLASLPTWANPPTLDIPSDGDAVEPLLIRGRERYLADIDVCQERLLAGESYEICLTDGVVIPAAEDDGLDFYRTLRRCNPAPYAAYLRFDDLEIACSSPERFLKIDRSRTVESKPIKGTAPRGVTPAEDARLARDLADSPKTRAENLMIVDLLRNDLGRVCEIGSVHVPKLMAIESYMTMHQLVSTVRGTLRPEVDVIDCLRACFPGGSMTGAPKLRTMEIIDELETEARGVYSGTIGFLGLGGTADLNIVIRTAVRYDGRWRIGAGGAIVLDSTADDEYHEMTLKAAATLRAAADRAVH; from the coding sequence ATGCGCACGTTGCTCATCGACAATTACGACTCGTTCACCTACAACCTGTATCAGCTGATCAGCGAGGTGAACGGGCTCGAGCCGACTGTCGTGCGCAATGACGAGGCAGGCGAGCTCGAACTGAGCAGATTCGACAACATCGTGATCTCTCCCGGGCCGGGCCGCCCGGACGTGCCGCGCGACATCGGCATCTCGGCGACCGTGATCCGCGAGGCCGAGCTGCCGTTACTCGGCGTATGCCTGGGCCATCAGGGCATCGTGGTGGCGGCGGGCGGGATCGTCGCCCCGGCCCCCGCGGCACGGCACGGCTATCTCGATCGGATCGAACACGACGATCGCGACCTGTTCGCGGGGGTGCCGCAGGGTTTCACCGCGGTCCGCTACCACTCGCTGTGCGCGCAGCGGCCCCTGCCGGACACCCTGGAAATCACCGCGTTGTCGGCGGACGGGGTGATCATGGGCGTGCGGCACCGCGGCAGGCCGCAGTGGGGCGTGCAGTTCCACCCCGAGTCGATCGCGGGGGAATTCGGCGCCACCCTGTTGCGCAACTTCGCGGAATTGACTGCGGCGCACCGGAAGACGAACTCCCGCGGCCGAACCCGCAGTCAGCGAACGGATCCGGTGACGATGCGTTTGCGCCCGGTGCCCGTCCCGTCGAACCCGCCTCCGCCCGTCACCCCGTCGGCCGCCGACACCCTGGCACCCGAGCAATTCCCCGCCGGGGCAGAGCAATTCGGCCTCGACGCCGGTGCGCCCGCCCATACCGCCGACCTGGATCGCTGCGGCGGGCCGCCGCGACAGTGGCAGCTCCAGCACACGGTGATCGAGCGGGCCATCGACACCGAGAGCGCCTTCGTCCGGCTGTACGCCAACTCCCCCACCGCGGTGTGGCTGGACAGCGAACACGTCGAGCCCGGACTGGACCGTTTCTCGTTCCTGTGCGACGCGAGCGGACCGTTGTCGGAAGTCGTGCGGTACCGGGTCGGCAGCGGCGAGGTGACCGTGGAGTCGTCCGACGGGCACCGGCGGGTGGTCGCGGGCGGCGTGCTCGACTACCTGGCCGCCGAACTCCGCCGGCGTCGCCTCGAACTGCCCGCGCTGCCTTTCGATTTCGCCGGGGGGTATGTCGGTTACCTCGGCTACGAGGTGAAGTCGGACTGCGGCGGTGCGGCGGCCCACCGGGCGCCGACGCCGGACGCGCAGTGGCTCTTCGCCGATCGGCTCGTGGTCGTCGATCATGTCGGCGGGCGCACCCATCTACTGTCGCTGACGGATTCGGCGCCGGAGACACTGCGCGCGGGCGCGGACTGGCTGCGCGATACCGCCGAAACCTTGGCCTCCCTGCCGACCTGGGCGAATCCGCCCACCCTGGACATCCCGTCGGACGGCGACGCCGTCGAGCCGCTGCTGATCCGTGGCCGCGAGCGCTACCTCGCCGATATCGATGTCTGCCAGGAACGGTTGCTGGCGGGCGAGTCCTACGAGATCTGCCTCACCGACGGCGTCGTCATTCCCGCCGCGGAAGACGACGGACTCGACTTCTATCGAACGCTGCGCCGCTGCAACCCCGCGCCCTACGCCGCCTATCTGCGCTTCGACGATCTCGAAATCGCCTGTTCCTCACCGGAACGCTTCCTGAAGATCGATCGCAGCCGCACGGTGGAGAGCAAGCCGATCAAGGGCACCGCACCGCGCGGCGTGACGCCCGCCGAGGACGCGCGGCTGGCCAGGGACCTGGCCGACAGCCCGAAGACCCGGGCGGAGAATCTGATGATCGTCGACCTGCTGCGCAACGATCTGGGCCGGGTCTGCGAGATCGGCAGCGTGCACGTGCCGAAGTTGATGGCGATCGAGTCGTATATGACCATGCACCAACTGGTTTCCACCGTGCGCGGCACGCTGCGGCCGGAGGTCGACGTGATCGACTGCCTGCGTGCGTGTTTCCCCGGCGGCTCGATGACCGGTGCGCCGAAACTGCGCACCATGGAGATCATCGACGAGCTGGAAACCGAAGCACGCGGCGTCTATTCGGGCACCATCGGTTTCCTCGGCCTCGGCGGCACCGCGGATCTCAACATCGTCATCCGCACCGCGGTCCGCTACGACGGCCGCTGGCGTATCGGCGCGGGCGGGGCCATCGTGCTCGACTCCACCGCCGACGACGAATACCACGAGATGACCCTCAAAGCCGCGGCTACCTTGCGCGCCGCCGCCGACCGCGCCGTGCACTGA
- a CDS encoding cytochrome P450, giving the protein MTTPSIPAGFDFTDPDMLATRLPVQEFAELRRTAPVWWCAQSGRSSGFDDGGYWVVSKLDHIKEISKHPELFSSHQNGSIIRFNEDVTTEQIDMLSDMLLINLDPPKHTKVRRIISKGFTPRAIESLRAALTERAARIVHEAKKTGSGDFVEQVACELPLQAIAELIGIPQEDRKKIFDWSNQMISYDDPEFEGDHQVATAEVMGYAWNMAEERRKCPADDIVTQLVNADIDGEGLASDEFAFFVILLSVAGNETTRNSITHGMKAFVDNPEQWEIYKEQRPRTAPDEIVRWATPVNAFQRTATEDLELGGQQIKQGQRVGLFYGSANFDEEAFQDPFSFDVLRNPNPHVGFGGTGTHYCVGANLARLQIDLMFNAIADAMPNLRQVSEPVRLRSGWLNGIKRWDVEYA; this is encoded by the coding sequence GTGACCACGCCCTCGATTCCCGCAGGATTCGATTTCACCGATCCAGACATGCTCGCCACCCGGCTGCCGGTCCAGGAGTTCGCCGAGCTGCGGCGCACCGCCCCCGTCTGGTGGTGTGCGCAATCGGGCCGGTCGAGCGGCTTCGACGACGGCGGCTACTGGGTGGTCTCCAAGCTCGACCACATCAAGGAGATCTCCAAGCATCCGGAACTGTTCTCCTCGCATCAGAACGGTTCGATCATCCGGTTCAACGAGGACGTCACCACCGAGCAGATCGACATGCTCAGCGACATGCTGCTGATCAATCTCGATCCGCCCAAGCACACCAAGGTGCGCCGGATCATCTCCAAGGGCTTCACCCCGCGCGCGATCGAGAGCCTGCGCGCCGCGCTCACCGAGCGGGCGGCCCGGATCGTGCACGAGGCCAAGAAAACCGGCAGCGGCGACTTCGTCGAGCAGGTCGCCTGTGAGCTGCCCTTGCAGGCCATCGCCGAGCTGATCGGCATCCCGCAGGAAGACCGCAAGAAGATCTTCGACTGGTCCAATCAGATGATCTCCTACGACGATCCGGAGTTCGAAGGCGATCACCAGGTCGCCACCGCCGAGGTCATGGGCTACGCGTGGAATATGGCCGAAGAACGCCGCAAGTGTCCCGCAGACGACATCGTGACCCAATTGGTCAATGCGGACATCGACGGCGAGGGTCTGGCCTCAGACGAGTTCGCCTTCTTCGTCATCCTGCTCTCGGTCGCGGGCAACGAGACCACCCGCAACTCGATCACCCACGGCATGAAGGCGTTCGTGGACAACCCGGAGCAGTGGGAGATCTACAAGGAGCAGCGGCCGCGCACCGCGCCCGACGAGATCGTCCGCTGGGCCACCCCCGTGAACGCCTTCCAGCGCACCGCCACGGAGGACCTGGAACTCGGCGGACAGCAGATCAAGCAGGGGCAACGGGTCGGGTTGTTCTACGGTTCGGCCAATTTCGACGAGGAGGCGTTCCAGGATCCGTTCAGCTTCGATGTGCTGCGCAACCCGAACCCGCACGTCGGCTTCGGCGGCACCGGCACGCACTACTGCGTCGGCGCGAATCTGGCCCGGCTGCAGATCGATCTGATGTTCAACGCGATCGCCGACGCGATGCCGAACCTGCGTCAGGTGTCCGAGCCGGTGCGGCTGCGCTCGGGCTGGCTCAACGGCATCAAGCGGTGGGATGTCGAATACGCGTGA
- a CDS encoding TerD family protein, with translation MKLSKGANAPVPTSLLAVVVSWQSAHAVDGHALLLGATGTVRSDRDLVFYNAPRHISQAVTIDQEPAPRTARLSVSLPRTEAAVQRIVIGGSVDEGTFGDITGLTLTIHDANGPMTEFAIEDADPVTALMFGEFYRRDGQWRFRAIAQGWSTGLSGLVTEFGVSVDEPADGARGAESAVGRRPPREPAVSPLPERLPRDSATGRPGRADRLDEPEHQLDEPEHQLDQPEHQLNRPEHHRGGTERTDVRTHPPVPDTAIRTRTGRPVDLARRPAETAPPPPPPDPERADWYPDPENSARLRWWDGTEWTSATHRRRPPDERHCARCGNPRRRRLFRGLVPCEPCTAETEEFLVHWHSQAWRVLTTHGPRGPEWAALWASLRYQRIDENAGRAALHDAALSYVERLVAFTFADGEVEEGELAAFEHAVAELLLSGPLIEDLRRRMHRGRSLSRLRAGDLPVVRTPGLHLDPEEKVHLDLPAIHVRQLARGPRLTEGRLIVSNKKLRFVGDGTGVELPWSRVVSVHTEQNTVVLAATSARGGAGFTVNDPDHVAAALEGALRVAKRLVLTPGQRDTRSIPQEVKAEVWQRDGGKCVECGDSHYLEFDHIIPLSRGGATSAANLQILCRSCNRAKGARI, from the coding sequence ATGAAACTCAGCAAAGGCGCCAACGCACCGGTACCGACATCCCTTCTTGCCGTGGTTGTTTCGTGGCAGTCGGCGCATGCGGTGGACGGGCATGCCCTGTTGCTCGGCGCGACCGGGACGGTGCGCAGCGACCGGGATCTGGTCTTCTACAACGCGCCGCGGCACATCTCGCAGGCCGTGACCATCGATCAGGAACCCGCGCCCCGCACGGCCCGGCTGAGTGTGTCGCTGCCCCGCACCGAGGCTGCGGTGCAGCGGATCGTGATCGGCGGATCGGTCGACGAAGGCACCTTCGGCGATATCACCGGGCTGACGCTGACCATCCACGACGCGAACGGCCCGATGACCGAGTTCGCCATCGAGGACGCCGATCCGGTGACCGCGCTGATGTTCGGTGAGTTCTATCGCCGGGACGGGCAGTGGCGCTTCCGCGCGATCGCCCAGGGTTGGTCCACCGGATTGTCCGGGCTGGTCACCGAATTCGGCGTCAGCGTCGACGAACCAGCCGACGGAGCACGCGGAGCCGAATCCGCCGTGGGTCGGCGGCCGCCGCGCGAACCCGCGGTTTCACCCTTGCCGGAACGTCTTCCACGCGACTCGGCGACCGGTCGCCCGGGTCGAGCCGATCGGCTCGACGAACCTGAGCACCAGCTCGACGAGCCCGAGCACCAGCTCGATCAACCCGAGCACCAGCTCAATCGACCCGAGCACCACCGCGGCGGGACCGAACGCACCGACGTCCGAACGCATCCGCCCGTGCCGGACACCGCGATCCGTACCCGGACCGGCCGCCCGGTCGACCTCGCCCGCCGCCCCGCCGAGACCGCCCCGCCCCCGCCGCCACCGGATCCCGAACGGGCGGACTGGTATCCGGACCCGGAGAACTCCGCCCGCCTGCGCTGGTGGGACGGCACGGAATGGACCTCGGCCACGCACCGGCGCCGCCCGCCGGACGAGCGCCATTGCGCCCGTTGCGGAAACCCGCGACGCCGCAGGCTGTTCCGCGGGCTCGTACCCTGCGAGCCGTGCACGGCCGAGACCGAGGAATTCCTTGTGCACTGGCACAGCCAAGCGTGGCGGGTGCTCACCACGCATGGGCCGCGCGGGCCCGAATGGGCGGCGCTGTGGGCGTCATTGCGGTATCAGCGCATCGACGAGAACGCGGGCCGCGCCGCGCTGCACGACGCGGCGCTGAGTTACGTCGAACGTCTCGTCGCGTTCACCTTCGCCGACGGCGAGGTCGAGGAAGGCGAGCTGGCCGCCTTCGAGCACGCCGTCGCCGAACTGCTGCTCTCCGGTCCGCTCATCGAAGACCTGCGCAGGCGAATGCATCGCGGCCGCAGCCTGTCCCGGCTGCGGGCCGGCGACCTTCCGGTGGTGCGCACGCCGGGACTGCATCTGGACCCGGAGGAGAAGGTGCATCTCGATCTGCCCGCGATCCATGTCCGCCAGCTGGCTCGCGGGCCGCGGCTGACCGAAGGCAGGCTGATCGTCAGCAACAAGAAGCTGCGTTTCGTGGGCGACGGCACCGGCGTCGAATTGCCGTGGTCCCGTGTCGTTTCCGTGCACACCGAACAGAACACGGTGGTGCTCGCGGCGACCTCGGCGCGCGGCGGCGCCGGCTTCACCGTGAACGACCCCGACCACGTCGCCGCCGCGCTGGAGGGGGCGCTACGGGTGGCCAAGCGCCTCGTCCTCACCCCGGGCCAGCGCGATACCCGCAGCATCCCGCAGGAGGTGAAAGCCGAAGTGTGGCAACGCGACGGCGGTAAGTGCGTCGAATGCGGCGACAGCCACTACCTGGAGTTCGACCACATCATCCCGCTCAGCCGCGGCGGCGCGACCAGCGCGGCCAACTTGCAGATCCTGTGCCGTTCGTGCAATCGCGCCAAGGGTGCCCGCATCTGA
- a CDS encoding DUF1254 domain-containing protein: protein MGDRTGGLSRRSMFGLAATVAAAAAGVSSCGESEVEPPAAPTTRLTDAAAIAKDAYIFGYPLVLMDVTRVAAGATNRFQHASTLPTPARRDVVRLNRDTLYSAAWLDLRAAPILLRVPAIEDGRYWLMQLLDAWTNTVHNPSSVRPQAKSAAPHTYAVVGPGWSGPLPDDVTPLPMPTSTVWLLGRIQVNGEADLPAVHAIQQQLTLTPLSGDAGPQADAPAPQADSTPPAEQVTAMDARTFFDRLCAVLATTPPAPDDAPAMKRFATLGITPGGKVTGISAAELTAAVATAKQQIPVYLDPQAVHENGWTFDPSIGAYGTNYLQRAAIAWKGLGANLAQDAIYPTLFATAGADGSRFRLHFPPGRTPPVAAFWSLTAYGPDSYLIDNPAGIYSVGHQLPVVPNPDGSVDLTVQHADPGPAVPPGNWLPIPESGQFSLTLRLYAPKEEAVRGGWQPPPLTPVQ, encoded by the coding sequence ATGGGTGATCGGACCGGCGGGCTTTCCCGCCGCAGCATGTTCGGGCTGGCGGCGACCGTGGCGGCGGCCGCGGCCGGGGTGTCGTCCTGCGGGGAGTCCGAGGTCGAACCGCCGGCCGCGCCGACCACCCGGCTCACTGATGCCGCGGCGATCGCCAAGGACGCCTACATCTTCGGCTATCCGCTCGTTCTGATGGACGTCACCCGGGTCGCGGCCGGGGCGACCAACCGCTTCCAGCACGCGTCGACGTTGCCGACGCCTGCGCGACGAGACGTCGTGCGCCTCAACCGGGACACCCTGTACTCGGCGGCATGGCTGGACCTACGCGCCGCGCCGATCCTGTTGCGGGTACCGGCCATCGAGGACGGCCGGTACTGGCTGATGCAGCTGCTCGACGCCTGGACGAACACCGTGCACAACCCGAGTAGCGTTCGGCCGCAGGCGAAGTCCGCGGCGCCGCATACCTACGCGGTGGTCGGTCCCGGGTGGTCGGGCCCCCTGCCCGACGACGTCACCCCACTGCCCATGCCGACCTCGACCGTATGGCTGCTCGGCCGGATCCAGGTGAACGGCGAGGCGGATCTGCCTGCCGTGCATGCCATTCAGCAGCAGCTCACGTTGACGCCGCTCAGTGGCGACGCCGGGCCGCAGGCCGATGCGCCTGCGCCGCAGGCGGATTCGACACCGCCCGCCGAGCAGGTCACCGCCATGGACGCGCGCACCTTCTTCGACCGTCTGTGCGCGGTCCTCGCGACGACGCCGCCCGCCCCGGACGACGCGCCCGCGATGAAACGCTTTGCCACGCTCGGGATCACGCCGGGCGGCAAGGTCACCGGCATCTCCGCGGCTGAGCTCACCGCGGCGGTGGCCACTGCGAAGCAACAGATTCCGGTCTATCTCGACCCGCAAGCGGTGCACGAGAACGGCTGGACCTTCGACCCGTCCATCGGCGCCTATGGCACGAACTATCTCCAGCGCGCGGCGATCGCGTGGAAAGGCCTCGGCGCCAATCTCGCGCAGGACGCGATCTATCCGACCTTGTTCGCCACGGCGGGGGCCGACGGCAGCCGCTTCCGCCTGCATTTCCCGCCCGGCCGGACCCCGCCCGTCGCGGCCTTCTGGTCCTTGACCGCCTACGGCCCGGACAGTTATCTGATCGACAACCCCGCCGGGATCTATTCGGTCGGTCACCAGCTCCCCGTTGTGCCCAACCCGGACGGCTCGGTCGACCTCACCGTGCAACACGCCGATCCGGGTCCGGCCGTCCCGCCGGGCAACTGGCTGCCCATCCCGGAATCCGGCCAGTTCTCCCTCACCCTGCGCCTGTATGCCCCGAAAGAGGAGGCCGTCCGAGGTGGTTGGCAGCCTCCGCCGCTGACTCCGGTGCAATGA
- a CDS encoding TetR/AcrR family transcriptional regulator, with the protein MSNPRPRGRSPVVTDAEIRRVARTLLVEHGPDAVSLRAIARALGITAPALYRYHRSLDELMERLRLEFCADLAAELSAEIATLPDDGVVQFFAICKGFRRWALAHTREFTLVFASPGGDEARALRRFDEPFGRIFLAAAGRLLANYDIVTPPTDVIPPELHEDLVHFQTELLAALSESGQKFPAEKLDLGVMYLMIQIWARLYGHVTLEVFGNYPIPLSNPEVLFDAMLADLGRTAGLT; encoded by the coding sequence ATGAGTAACCCCAGACCCCGGGGCCGCTCGCCGGTCGTGACCGACGCCGAGATCCGGCGGGTGGCCAGGACGCTGTTGGTCGAACACGGGCCCGACGCGGTGAGTTTGCGTGCGATCGCGCGGGCCCTCGGTATCACCGCGCCCGCGCTGTATCGGTACCACCGCTCGCTGGACGAGCTGATGGAACGGCTACGCCTGGAGTTCTGCGCCGATCTCGCCGCCGAGCTGTCGGCCGAGATCGCCACCCTGCCCGACGACGGCGTGGTGCAGTTCTTCGCCATCTGCAAGGGATTTCGGCGCTGGGCGCTGGCGCACACCAGGGAGTTCACCCTGGTGTTCGCCTCGCCCGGCGGTGACGAAGCCCGGGCGCTCCGCCGCTTCGACGAGCCGTTCGGCCGGATCTTCCTCGCCGCCGCGGGCCGGCTGCTGGCCAACTACGACATCGTCACCCCGCCGACCGATGTCATCCCGCCGGAATTGCACGAGGACCTGGTGCATTTCCAGACCGAGTTGCTCGCCGCGCTGTCCGAATCCGGGCAGAAGTTCCCGGCCGAGAAGCTCGACCTGGGCGTGATGTATCTGATGATCCAGATCTGGGCGCGTCTCTACGGTCACGTCACGCTGGAGGTCTTCGGCAACTACCCGATCCCGCTCTCGAATCCCGAGGTGCTGTTCGACGCGATGCTGGCCGATCTGGGGCGCACGGCGGGCCTGACCTGA